In the Thermodesulfobium sp. 4217-1 genome, TATGATATTAAAGTCTTCAGGCCTCTTATTTGGAAAAACTTTGCCAAAGTTTTCTTCTAAATCAGAATGTAAAGGGGCTATTTTTACTTCATATTGCTTGACTACAAAATCTACAGCATCTCCCGGTCTTAATC is a window encoding:
- a CDS encoding AbrB/MazE/SpoVT family DNA-binding domain-containing protein, encoding MNNGGNIPKKTDRSALKKKAKVARGLLRLRPGDAVDFVVKQYEVKIAPLHSDLEENFGKVFPNKRPEDFNIIRSLTEEQIAKEKANGK